A stretch of Desulfobacter hydrogenophilus DNA encodes these proteins:
- a CDS encoding methyl-accepting chemotaxis protein, which produces MEIRYQLGFVAGGLSLLIVLMFVVTMYTTNKQKNDSFVINLAGRQRMLSQKITKEIYKYHADIQYEKSGISKTLVSIRKTERIFDETLTALADSGRAPLGLDPDNTAYQQCPKATEPAYSRLKKVKNIWDDFSLHVDEYLKDPINGKENLAFIETQNMILLKEMNTAVGMMQKQSEARVRQLIIFQAAGIGVGVVLMILSIIVIRRVVSRLDRSSEIARALKYGDLTKRFARWEKQGAEPDEIGALAKSLNEFVNFFHLAVKDINKGTGELDSASTNMNRVAELLSKKSEDSAERIEGTKGVTDEMSSDMNAVAAAMEELTTNTQQIAASTSLINTTIMGICENTGAARKISEQAVERVEAASKKVGELGEAANTIEKVSETIGEISEQTNLLALNATIEAARAGEAGKGFAVVATEIKALAQQTTDATQKIKESIVWIQDSTSSAVSEIQDITDVINQVNDIVSTIAMAVEEQTGTIAEIDENVSQGAHALQEVNANVAKTSSAATDINRDMGELHQSIQDVSDTTHQISTSAGTLSELAAKLKEMVDHFTI; this is translated from the coding sequence ATGGAGATCAGATATCAACTTGGATTTGTGGCCGGCGGTTTATCATTGTTAATCGTTCTGATGTTTGTCGTTACCATGTATACGACAAATAAACAGAAGAACGACAGTTTTGTTATCAACCTTGCCGGAAGACAGCGGATGCTTTCCCAGAAGATTACAAAGGAGATTTATAAATATCACGCGGATATACAATACGAGAAATCTGGCATTTCGAAAACCCTCGTTTCGATCAGAAAAACAGAGAGAATATTCGATGAGACATTAACGGCACTTGCGGATTCAGGCAGAGCGCCCCTTGGACTTGATCCCGATAACACAGCGTATCAGCAATGCCCCAAGGCGACCGAACCCGCCTATTCCCGTCTCAAGAAGGTGAAAAATATCTGGGACGATTTTTCCCTTCATGTGGACGAGTACCTTAAGGACCCGATTAACGGAAAAGAGAACCTGGCATTTATCGAGACCCAGAACATGATCCTGCTCAAGGAGATGAACACCGCAGTGGGGATGATGCAGAAACAGTCCGAAGCAAGGGTCCGTCAACTCATCATTTTTCAAGCCGCGGGCATTGGTGTGGGAGTCGTCCTGATGATCTTAAGCATCATCGTAATTCGCAGGGTTGTAAGCCGGCTGGACAGATCCAGTGAGATCGCCCGGGCCTTGAAATACGGGGACCTGACAAAAAGATTTGCCAGGTGGGAAAAACAAGGCGCCGAACCGGACGAAATCGGAGCCCTTGCCAAAAGCCTCAACGAATTTGTGAATTTCTTTCATTTGGCTGTAAAGGATATCAACAAGGGGACCGGGGAACTCGATAGCGCATCCACCAACATGAACCGGGTGGCGGAACTTCTTTCCAAAAAATCGGAAGACTCTGCCGAGCGGATTGAGGGAACCAAAGGCGTAACGGATGAAATGAGTTCCGATATGAATGCAGTTGCAGCCGCAATGGAGGAACTGACCACCAATACCCAGCAGATTGCGGCATCCACCTCACTGATCAACACCACCATAATGGGGATCTGTGAAAATACGGGGGCAGCCCGCAAAATTTCGGAACAAGCCGTGGAGAGGGTTGAGGCTGCATCGAAAAAAGTCGGGGAACTTGGAGAGGCAGCCAATACCATTGAAAAGGTATCGGAGACCATTGGCGAAATCTCCGAGCAAACAAATCTCCTGGCGCTCAATGCCACCATTGAGGCCGCAAGAGCCGGAGAAGCCGGCAAGGGATTTGCCGTGGTCGCCACCGAGATCAAGGCACTGGCACAACAGACAACGGATGCAACTCAGAAAATCAAAGAAAGTATCGTATGGATTCAGGACTCCACCTCATCGGCCGTCAGCGAGATACAGGACATCACCGATGTGATCAACCAAGTGAACGACATCGTTTCAACCATTGCCATGGCAGTGGAGGAACAGACCGGAACCATCGCCGAAATCGATGAAAACGTCTCCCAGGGTGCCCATGCCCTCCAGGAAGTAAATGCCAATGTAGCAAAAACATCATCCGCTGCAACCGATATCAACCGGGATATGGGTGAGTTGCATCAATCCATTCAAGATGTTTCGGACACCACCCATCAGATCAGCACAAGCGCAGGGACACTTTCCGAGCTTGCCGCAAAGCTCAAAGAGATGGTGGATCATTTCACGATTTGA
- a CDS encoding glycosyltransferase family 4 protein: protein MRILHILSQLPDFTGSGKTVQAIIRQSCARGHENFLVAGIQDDFKLDPSLLPPDQTQFVRFNHGRLDFRLPGMSDVMPYPSMVFSSMNKNQICRYETAFSQAFQRVREKFRPDLIHTHHLWIVSKTARQIFQDLPMVASCHGTCLRQYFLCPGMDLGLENAMADIDAVLCLSRHQRQQIMDIHRIDPEKLHVVGAGFEKKLFYCEPKPEKGPVEIVYAGKLSRAKGVPWLLAALKKMTGPDYCLHLAGAGTGQEKQECLALAAELDGRVKVHGSLSHENLARLMRRSHLFVLPSFFEGLPLVLMEALSSGCRILTTALPGTREIFEETRSGMVDLLELPALETVDTPFQKDLPALEQALSNALKISITKAGQNRQPDLTQVSRLTRTYTWENVFSKMEEIYKKVAVS, encoded by the coding sequence ATGAGAATTCTTCATATTTTAAGCCAACTGCCTGATTTCACAGGCTCAGGGAAGACCGTCCAAGCCATTATCAGGCAATCTTGTGCCAGGGGGCATGAAAACTTTCTTGTGGCGGGCATTCAGGATGATTTTAAATTAGATCCGTCTTTGTTACCCCCGGATCAGACCCAATTTGTCCGATTTAACCATGGGCGCCTTGATTTCAGGCTTCCGGGCATGAGCGATGTCATGCCCTACCCCAGTATGGTTTTTTCTTCAATGAACAAAAATCAGATTTGCCGGTATGAAACCGCATTCAGCCAGGCTTTTCAAAGGGTACGGGAAAAATTTCGACCGGATCTGATCCATACCCACCATCTTTGGATTGTTTCGAAAACAGCCAGACAAATCTTTCAGGACCTGCCCATGGTAGCCTCCTGCCACGGCACATGCCTTCGCCAATATTTTCTGTGCCCCGGGATGGACCTGGGTCTTGAAAATGCCATGGCAGATATAGACGCCGTTTTATGCCTGAGCCGACACCAGAGACAGCAGATTATGGACATTCACAGAATAGATCCGGAAAAACTGCATGTGGTAGGCGCAGGCTTTGAAAAAAAGTTATTCTATTGTGAGCCAAAGCCTGAAAAGGGCCCAGTGGAAATTGTGTATGCAGGAAAACTGAGCCGGGCCAAGGGTGTTCCCTGGCTTCTTGCTGCGTTGAAAAAAATGACGGGCCCGGATTATTGCCTGCACCTGGCAGGCGCAGGCACTGGTCAGGAAAAACAAGAATGCCTGGCGCTGGCTGCAGAGCTGGATGGCCGGGTAAAGGTTCACGGTTCCCTGTCCCACGAAAACCTTGCCCGGCTGATGCGCCGGTCCCACCTCTTTGTTCTGCCCTCGTTTTTTGAAGGTCTTCCCCTGGTGCTCATGGAAGCGTTGTCTTCGGGCTGCAGGATACTGACCACCGCGCTGCCCGGAACCCGGGAAATATTTGAAGAGACCCGCTCCGGCATGGTCGATCTTCTGGAACTGCCTGCCCTTGAAACCGTGGACACACCGTTTCAAAAAGATTTGCCGGCCCTGGAACAGGCCCTTTCCAATGCCCTGAAAATCAGCATCACAAAGGCAGGTCAAAACCGGCAACCGGACCTTACCCAAGTCAGTAGGCTAACCAGGACCTACACCTGGGAAAACGTATTTTCCAAGATGGAAGAAATCTATAAAAAAGTGGCAGTGTCATAG
- a CDS encoding cache domain-containing protein has translation MMKTNISNISLLTALTIASVFSGIILWNMQSTFTKFSQKNKEGLRTFYIDQQKELIKNEVERLTKRISATKNAIIKAAGENLKDQVHSAEDFIQNVYMTHKEDQYKTHINNLITSFSWANKSGYFYIISGDGTVRHHGAKPELVDKNISSLEKKFPDFIKFLEEVKTSGSVMREYMFYKPGKGDKGYKKLGYAVYNRAFDIIIGTGYYMDSLNEQGKQEILESIAGDRFGYQNYGYFWIFSTDYKTIFHIDPNIYHTDLKTFRGANNKLVIKEFVDIATSKGSGFSTYYWEIPGLATAAEKISYLVYIPDWDWIVGSGFYFENFYELVGTVEGISSSLLKQEIIKNSLIIISLFVFTLVVSLFVYKRIRKIESEQIKFLNELIQYQTVIDKSAIVSITDLNGNIIHVNDEMCEVTGFNKEELLHATHNQLSHPDNPASTYQELWATITKGKTWRGIFKNLRKDGGYFFQKSTIVPFKDKDGEVIKYISISHDVTEVFENKSQLQKYLNYDTLTQLNNRNSLLMEIKKAKSADLAIIDIDDFHKINETYGMKSGDELLKLFASRLSNHIYLYRYFIYRLHSDVFAVFSTRSDKNLFIIDVETAIKDIIKETFIIGDKELMISAITGYAHGSDNIMAHADAALQFAKANNIDHYAYDPLKVDNSKIYEQNIRVVKMLSSAIDEDRVVPFFQPIIGAGTPKYESLMRIENTDGGIISPAQFLDISKQTRFYPTLTKIMVKKTIDTFVHDDSRFSINISTEDLLNSETMAFIYDYALDKNIMSRMILELVESESLSSYAGITDIIYRFKKAGAKIAIDDFGTGYSNFDYLLKIKADYIKIDGSIIKLITKDERAVDVVNSIVSYANKLKMKPIAEFISSEALCAKAKALGIAYQQGFYHGKPDPIPDKTIF, from the coding sequence ATGATGAAAACGAACATTTCCAACATATCGCTGCTTACAGCTCTTACAATCGCATCCGTGTTTTCCGGTATCATTCTGTGGAATATGCAGAGCACCTTCACAAAATTCAGCCAAAAAAATAAGGAAGGGCTTCGAACTTTTTATATTGATCAACAAAAAGAACTTATCAAAAACGAAGTTGAACGGCTGACCAAACGAATATCCGCCACAAAAAACGCCATAATCAAGGCTGCCGGGGAGAATCTTAAAGACCAGGTGCATTCGGCGGAAGATTTTATTCAAAATGTATATATGACCCATAAAGAGGACCAGTATAAAACGCATATAAACAATTTAATCACATCTTTTAGCTGGGCCAACAAGTCGGGCTATTTTTATATTATATCCGGGGACGGTACTGTCAGACACCACGGAGCCAAGCCGGAACTGGTTGACAAAAATATTTCTTCCCTGGAAAAAAAGTTCCCTGATTTCATAAAATTTCTTGAAGAGGTAAAAACCAGCGGATCTGTTATGAGAGAGTATATGTTCTATAAACCGGGCAAGGGGGACAAAGGTTACAAAAAGCTCGGGTATGCCGTATACAACAGGGCATTTGATATTATTATCGGCACTGGATACTACATGGACAGTCTAAATGAACAGGGTAAACAGGAAATCCTGGAATCTATTGCCGGAGACAGGTTCGGCTATCAAAATTATGGCTACTTCTGGATATTTTCAACAGATTATAAAACAATTTTTCACATTGATCCAAATATCTATCATACGGATCTGAAAACATTTCGTGGCGCAAACAACAAACTGGTCATCAAGGAGTTTGTTGACATCGCAACTTCCAAAGGCAGTGGATTCAGTACCTATTACTGGGAAATTCCCGGACTGGCCACGGCGGCTGAAAAAATATCGTATCTGGTATATATTCCGGACTGGGACTGGATTGTCGGATCTGGATTTTATTTTGAAAATTTTTATGAACTTGTGGGAACCGTAGAGGGAATAAGCAGTTCACTTCTCAAACAGGAGATAATAAAAAACAGCCTGATTATCATCTCTCTTTTTGTCTTTACGCTGGTGGTGTCTCTTTTTGTTTACAAAAGAATCCGAAAAATTGAGTCTGAGCAGATAAAATTCCTCAATGAGCTGATACAGTACCAAACAGTGATAGACAAAAGCGCAATCGTCAGTATTACTGATCTGAACGGAAATATTATTCACGTGAATGACGAAATGTGTGAGGTCACAGGATTTAATAAAGAAGAATTACTGCATGCGACCCACAACCAACTCAGCCATCCAGACAACCCTGCCTCAACATACCAGGAACTATGGGCGACCATTACAAAGGGAAAAACCTGGCGCGGGATCTTTAAAAATCTCAGAAAAGACGGTGGGTATTTTTTTCAAAAATCAACCATCGTGCCGTTTAAAGATAAAGATGGCGAAGTGATTAAATATATTTCAATCAGCCATGATGTCACCGAAGTGTTTGAAAATAAATCCCAGCTTCAGAAATACCTCAATTATGACACGTTAACCCAGTTGAACAACAGAAACAGTCTGCTCATGGAGATAAAAAAAGCCAAATCTGCAGATCTTGCGATCATTGATATAGACGACTTTCATAAAATAAATGAAACATACGGAATGAAAAGCGGAGACGAACTGCTTAAACTATTTGCTTCAAGGCTTTCTAATCATATATATTTGTACCGCTATTTTATCTACAGGCTGCACTCTGATGTATTTGCCGTATTTTCCACCCGAAGTGATAAGAATCTTTTTATCATCGATGTTGAAACAGCAATTAAGGATATTATTAAAGAGACCTTCATCATCGGGGACAAGGAGTTGATGATCAGTGCCATCACAGGGTACGCGCATGGCTCGGATAATATTATGGCCCATGCAGATGCGGCGTTACAGTTTGCAAAAGCAAACAATATCGATCATTATGCCTATGATCCTTTAAAAGTGGATAACAGCAAAATATATGAACAGAATATTCGGGTTGTAAAAATGCTCAGCAGTGCCATTGATGAAGACCGGGTCGTGCCGTTTTTCCAGCCGATCATAGGTGCGGGGACACCAAAGTACGAAAGCCTGATGCGTATCGAGAACACGGATGGCGGTATCATCTCTCCGGCACAGTTCCTTGATATCAGCAAGCAGACCCGATTTTATCCGACGCTGACCAAAATCATGGTAAAAAAGACCATAGACACATTTGTCCACGATGACAGTAGGTTCAGTATCAATATTTCGACGGAGGATCTCCTGAATAGCGAGACCATGGCTTTTATTTATGACTATGCACTTGATAAAAACATCATGTCACGCATGATACTTGAACTTGTGGAGTCGGAAAGTCTGTCTTCCTACGCCGGTATAACAGATATCATTTACAGGTTTAAAAAGGCCGGCGCAAAAATTGCGATTGACGATTTTGGCACAGGATACTCAAATTTTGATTATCTGCTGAAGATCAAAGCAGACTATATCAAAATTGACGGCAGCATCATCAAACTGATCACCAAAGATGAACGGGCCGTTGATGTGGTTAACTCCATTGTTTCGTATGCAAACAAGCTTAAGATGAAACCCATTGCAGAGTTCATCTCCAGTGAGGCGCTTTGCGCCAAGGCAAAAGCCCTTGGGATCGCTTATCAACAAGGATTTTACCATGGCAAACCCGATCCGATCCCTGATAAAACGATTTTCTAA